In the genome of Acetobacter oryzifermentans, one region contains:
- a CDS encoding heme/hemin ABC transporter substrate-binding protein translates to MLAFGMASTCMPQAGLAQDVTHEVTPRIVTDCRGRRITLHGATRIASIGGTITETLYALGRSSAILAVDQTSTWPEVARKEKKDLGYMRAISSEGVLSLRPDLVLTMNDAGPPAAMDQLVASGVPVVFVDATPSSEAIEQRTRFLADIVGAQPAGEQLCSTIAEQFRQLNAWRTVHTEKPRVLFVMRMTNNRPMAAGKGTAADAMIRLAGGVNAGADMQGYKIVDQENLVALRPDIILLMDQTATTLRSALQADPGFKLTPAGRNNAFVSMEGERLLGFGPRTPQAALDLARMMAAVSHPA, encoded by the coding sequence ATGCTGGCTTTTGGAATGGCCTCAACCTGCATGCCGCAGGCCGGGTTGGCACAAGATGTAACGCATGAGGTTACACCTCGTATTGTTACAGATTGCCGAGGCCGACGCATTACACTCCACGGCGCAACAAGAATAGCCAGCATTGGTGGCACTATAACCGAAACACTGTACGCATTAGGCCGCTCAAGTGCGATTTTGGCGGTGGATCAAACTTCCACATGGCCAGAAGTAGCGCGAAAAGAGAAAAAAGATCTGGGTTACATGCGTGCCATCTCGTCTGAAGGGGTTTTGTCCCTACGGCCGGATCTTGTGCTGACCATGAACGATGCAGGGCCGCCCGCAGCTATGGATCAGCTTGTGGCATCAGGTGTTCCTGTCGTGTTTGTAGATGCCACCCCATCTTCTGAAGCAATTGAACAGCGCACCCGTTTTTTAGCTGATATTGTTGGGGCTCAACCGGCAGGTGAGCAGTTGTGCAGCACTATTGCCGAGCAGTTCCGGCAGTTGAATGCATGGCGCACCGTGCATACAGAAAAGCCGCGTGTCTTGTTTGTCATGCGCATGACAAATAACCGCCCTATGGCAGCAGGTAAAGGAACGGCAGCAGATGCCATGATCCGCCTTGCCGGAGGTGTTAACGCCGGTGCTGATATGCAAGGTTACAAGATTGTGGATCAGGAAAATCTTGTAGCCCTTCGGCCAGACATTATTCTGCTCATGGATCAAACAGCAACCACTCTCCGTTCAGCTTTACAGGCAGATCCCGGCTTCAAGCTTACTCCAGCAGGGCGTAACAATGCTTTTGTGAGCATGGAAGGAGAGCGCCTGCTAGGCTTTGGCCCCCGTACGCCTCAGGCTGCTTTAGACCTTGCCAGAATGATGGCGGCGGTGAGTCACCCTGCATGA
- the mntR gene encoding manganese-binding transcriptional regulator MntR: protein MQQTFDTADTLPDAQTHSEGFRISRVARQHALIEDYVELIADLLDEGQEARQVDLATRLGVSQPTVAKMLIRLGDEGLVARKPYRGIFLTPEGREMAEKVRARHRIVEAFLLALGVSPCNARIDAEGLEHYVGAETLKAFQLAMDAGLGDFMQNARKE from the coding sequence ATGCAGCAAACTTTTGATACAGCAGATACTCTCCCTGATGCACAAACACATTCAGAAGGGTTCCGTATCAGCCGTGTAGCGCGGCAGCATGCGCTTATTGAAGATTATGTAGAACTTATTGCAGATCTTCTGGATGAAGGGCAGGAGGCCCGGCAGGTTGATCTGGCAACTCGGCTGGGGGTTTCTCAGCCAACAGTCGCCAAAATGTTGATACGCCTTGGTGACGAAGGGCTGGTTGCTCGCAAACCTTATCGCGGTATTTTTCTAACACCCGAGGGGCGCGAAATGGCAGAAAAAGTCCGCGCACGACATCGTATTGTTGAAGCGTTTCTTCTGGCTCTTGGTGTAAGCCCGTGCAATGCACGCATTGATGCAGAAGGGTTGGAACATTATGTGGGAGCGGAAACACTAAAAGCGTTTCAGCTCGCCATGGATGCTGGTTTGGGTGATTTTATGCAAAATGCCAGAAAAGAATAA
- a CDS encoding Nramp family divalent metal transporter, translating into MSQDSQAPAPPLSAQKSAWRFAKTTEAGSKSLPESFASIKLPAAGKSWFKRFLAFVGPGYMVSVGYMDPGNWATDLQGGAQFGYRLLAVIMLSNLMAILLQALSARLGIATGRDLAQACRDHFPPAINIALWLACELAIIACDLAEVIGTAVALQLLFGIPLLGGAIISVLDAFLVLFLMNRGFRYLEAFVIALLSIIAICFGVQIMAAAPPVADVLKGFIPSPKIITNSQMLYIAIGIIGATVMPHNLYLHSSIVQTRAFEHTLSGRREAIRWATWDSTIALVLALFINAAILIVAAAAFHTTGHQNVAEIEDAYRLLSPVLGLGIASTLFAVALLAAGTNSTVTGTLAGQIIMEGFLRLKIPHWMQRLLTRGLAIMPVIVVTALYGNKGVGELLMLSQVILSMQLPFAVIPLILFVSDRQKMGELVISRKTTILAWVVAAIILVLNFKLLYDTVL; encoded by the coding sequence ATGTCCCAAGACTCGCAAGCCCCTGCCCCACCGTTGTCTGCCCAAAAATCTGCATGGCGTTTTGCTAAAACGACAGAAGCAGGCAGCAAAAGTTTGCCGGAATCTTTTGCCAGCATTAAATTGCCTGCGGCTGGTAAATCGTGGTTCAAGCGTTTTCTGGCTTTTGTGGGGCCAGGTTACATGGTTTCCGTAGGGTATATGGACCCCGGAAACTGGGCGACTGATTTACAAGGTGGCGCCCAGTTTGGTTATAGGCTGCTGGCCGTCATCATGCTTTCAAACCTGATGGCTATTCTTCTTCAAGCTCTGTCTGCCAGACTGGGCATTGCAACGGGCCGCGATCTGGCTCAGGCGTGTCGAGATCATTTTCCGCCTGCCATCAATATTGCTCTTTGGCTGGCTTGCGAACTTGCCATTATTGCATGTGATCTGGCTGAGGTAATTGGCACAGCCGTAGCGCTTCAGCTTTTATTTGGTATTCCGCTTTTAGGCGGGGCAATTATTTCGGTTCTTGATGCCTTTCTCGTACTCTTTTTAATGAACCGAGGATTCCGGTATCTAGAAGCGTTTGTTATTGCATTGCTCAGCATTATTGCCATCTGTTTTGGTGTGCAGATTATGGCCGCAGCTCCGCCTGTTGCTGACGTGCTTAAAGGCTTTATTCCCTCTCCCAAAATTATAACCAATAGCCAGATGCTTTACATTGCAATCGGCATTATTGGCGCTACGGTTATGCCGCATAACTTGTATCTGCATTCATCTATCGTGCAGACACGCGCATTCGAGCACACATTATCTGGCCGCAGAGAAGCTATTCGGTGGGCCACATGGGATAGTACAATTGCCCTTGTGTTGGCCCTGTTTATTAATGCTGCCATTCTCATCGTTGCCGCAGCGGCCTTCCACACAACTGGGCACCAGAATGTTGCGGAAATAGAGGATGCCTACCGCCTGCTCTCTCCCGTTCTTGGCTTGGGTATTGCATCAACCCTGTTTGCGGTTGCTCTTTTAGCTGCCGGCACCAATTCAACTGTAACCGGCACATTAGCTGGACAAATTATTATGGAAGGCTTTTTACGGTTAAAAATACCGCATTGGATGCAACGGCTCCTCACTCGCGGCCTTGCCATTATGCCTGTCATAGTAGTGACAGCCCTTTACGGGAATAAGGGTGTGGGGGAACTGCTGATGCTAAGCCAGGTTATCCTATCCATGCAGCTTCCTTTTGCCGTTATTCCTTTAATTCTATTTGTATCTGACCGCCAGAAAATGGGAGAGCTTGTCATCTCTCGCAAAACAACCATCTTAGCTTGGGTTGTGGCTGCTATTATTCTGGTTCTCAACTTTAAACTTTTGTATGATACTGTTTTGTAA
- a CDS encoding Fur family transcriptional regulator, producing the protein MLAFSAYRRSPPALKQIRPGMGASRSAVRRLEERCEDVGIRMTDLRRVLLHGVLEVEPHATVVEIWKALSVMTNGHAPSQGSIQRNLNLLVARDILRRDVTPDRLWRYSVAPEPKVLPSVLFIEVGTGRKIPCNAPEVVILLRRVAAEHGLAVQGASITVTPSVGHDIEAR; encoded by the coding sequence ATGCTTGCATTTTCCGCATATCGCCGTTCTCCGCCCGCCTTGAAGCAGATCCGCCCCGGTATGGGGGCCAGCCGCAGCGCAGTGCGGCGTTTGGAAGAACGTTGCGAAGATGTTGGCATTAGGATGACTGATCTGCGCCGAGTGCTTCTACATGGTGTGCTAGAGGTTGAGCCACATGCTACGGTGGTAGAAATATGGAAAGCGCTTAGCGTAATGACAAACGGTCACGCGCCTTCTCAGGGTTCTATCCAGCGTAATCTGAATTTGTTGGTAGCGCGTGATATCCTGCGTCGGGATGTTACGCCCGACCGACTGTGGCGCTACAGCGTGGCCCCGGAACCGAAGGTTCTACCATCTGTTCTTTTTATTGAAGTCGGAACAGGGCGGAAAATTCCGTGTAATGCGCCAGAAGTTGTTATTTTACTGCGTCGGGTAGCGGCTGAACACGGGTTGGCAGTGCAGGGGGCTTCTATCACCGTAACACCTTCTGTCGGGCATGACATAGAAGCCCGATAG
- a CDS encoding energy transducer TonB family protein, protein MSGTADITQAPEGAISFADWQRSQLRQTQRDDALRWGFSLLAVLAVSGGAVWWIMRLPPPAVTVPEPPPAAIAIDMAPEPVSTPTPPTDAPIGPQQIQSIPDPAPVEPPKVTAPPSPAPNPPVPVPKPKKPRKIVKKHKPVPHLKKPIPDKTPPAETTTAPPSSEAPPAPAQAAPAPGASSSKASHDPVTWQGALLAQLEKFKRYPSDAMADHQEGVPTVTFSMDRKGHVLSVTLASSSGHALLDQEAVALPKRAQPLPIPPDSVAGDPITLTVPVEFYIHSGEN, encoded by the coding sequence ATGAGTGGAACTGCGGATATAACGCAGGCACCAGAAGGAGCTATTTCCTTTGCTGACTGGCAGCGCAGCCAGTTGCGCCAGACACAGCGAGATGATGCGCTGCGTTGGGGTTTTTCGTTGCTTGCCGTGCTTGCCGTAAGTGGCGGTGCTGTCTGGTGGATCATGCGCCTGCCACCACCGGCTGTAACGGTGCCTGAGCCTCCTCCGGCGGCCATTGCGATAGATATGGCGCCTGAACCGGTTTCAACACCCACACCGCCAACAGATGCCCCCATCGGCCCACAGCAGATCCAGTCCATTCCTGATCCGGCTCCGGTAGAGCCACCAAAGGTTACGGCTCCGCCATCGCCCGCGCCTAATCCACCGGTGCCAGTGCCCAAACCGAAAAAGCCGCGTAAAATCGTTAAAAAACACAAGCCGGTGCCGCATCTCAAAAAACCGATCCCGGATAAAACACCTCCAGCCGAGACAACAACTGCGCCGCCATCATCAGAAGCGCCTCCAGCGCCGGCACAGGCTGCGCCAGCACCCGGTGCGTCTTCTTCCAAGGCATCACATGATCCGGTGACATGGCAGGGCGCATTATTGGCGCAATTGGAGAAGTTTAAGCGCTATCCGTCGGATGCCATGGCTGATCATCAGGAGGGTGTCCCCACCGTAACGTTCTCCATGGATCGTAAGGGGCATGTGCTTTCAGTTACGCTGGCCAGTAGTTCTGGCCATGCGCTGCTTGATCAGGAGGCCGTGGCGTTGCCCAAGCGGGCTCAGCCATTGCCTATCCCACCAGATAGCGTGGCGGGAGACCCCATCACACTTACCGTACCCGTCGAATTTTATATCCATAGTGGCGAAAACTAA
- the exbD gene encoding TonB system transport protein ExbD, producing MIRIRHTDESPHEASEINVTPFIDVMLVLLVIFMVTAPLTTVNVPVDLPSSTEKPTPRPDDPVFLTVKADHGLALGEDDIAADALPGALETATKGNKDQRIFLRADKTVDYGTLMGVMDKLRSAGYLKVALVNLQGQEEGSEAGSAAVSTGSVNAAGAAP from the coding sequence ATGATCCGTATCCGCCACACCGATGAAAGCCCGCATGAGGCCAGCGAGATCAATGTTACACCCTTTATTGACGTGATGCTGGTACTACTGGTGATTTTTATGGTTACAGCACCACTTACCACAGTGAATGTGCCAGTAGATCTACCATCCTCAACAGAAAAACCAACGCCACGCCCAGATGACCCGGTGTTTCTAACCGTAAAGGCCGATCATGGTCTGGCATTGGGTGAAGACGACATTGCTGCCGATGCCTTGCCAGGAGCGCTGGAAACAGCAACCAAGGGTAACAAAGACCAGCGCATTTTTCTGCGTGCAGATAAAACTGTTGATTACGGTACGCTCATGGGCGTGATGGATAAGCTGCGTTCGGCTGGTTATCTCAAGGTCGCGCTCGTCAACCTTCAGGGGCAGGAAGAAGGGAGCGAAGCAGGAAGCGCGGCTGTTTCTACTGGCAGTGTAAACGCAGCGGGAGCCGCGCCATGA
- the exbB gene encoding tonB-system energizer ExbB yields the protein MTDLAPISFSPWEMFLNAGLVVRCVMVLLAVAALLTWTIFIAKSVELLRVRVKLAKAEHTLEQAGTLDLGEEGTRKNGIAHTLVMAAETERTRSQDIPDDSEGLKERIVLHLERLEAAEGRRLMRGTGLLATIGATSPFIGLFGTVWGIMTSFTGIAASKATSLAVVAPGIAEALLATALGLVAAIPAVVIYNHLARQTASCRAQVADLTSLVMRLVSRDLGRSQMQMERGNIVRLGQQNRDARTVAGE from the coding sequence ATGACCGATCTTGCACCAATTTCCTTCTCTCCGTGGGAGATGTTCCTTAATGCTGGCCTCGTAGTGCGCTGCGTGATGGTTTTGCTGGCTGTAGCAGCTCTACTGACATGGACCATCTTTATTGCCAAGTCAGTTGAACTGCTACGTGTGCGGGTCAAACTAGCCAAAGCCGAACACACTTTGGAGCAAGCAGGTACGCTGGATTTGGGCGAGGAAGGCACGCGTAAAAACGGTATTGCCCATACGCTTGTCATGGCAGCCGAGACCGAACGCACACGTTCGCAGGATATTCCCGATGATAGCGAGGGCCTGAAAGAACGGATTGTGTTGCACCTTGAACGGTTGGAAGCCGCCGAGGGGCGTAGGCTCATGCGCGGCACTGGCTTACTGGCCACCATTGGCGCAACATCTCCCTTTATTGGCCTGTTTGGCACGGTGTGGGGGATCATGACCTCGTTCACCGGCATTGCCGCCAGCAAGGCTACCAGCCTCGCTGTCGTAGCTCCCGGCATTGCAGAGGCGCTACTGGCAACAGCCCTTGGTCTGGTGGCGGCTATTCCTGCAGTGGTGATTTACAATCACCTTGCCCGCCAGACAGCATCCTGCCGCGCACAGGTGGCTGACCTGACATCTCTTGTTATGCGTCTGGTCTCGCGTGATCTGGGGCGTAGCCAGATGCAGATGGAACGGGGCAATATAGTGCGTTTAGGGCAACAAAACCGCGATGCCCGCACGGTGGCCGGGGAGTAA
- a CDS encoding PepSY-associated TM helix domain-containing protein, with protein MVHKWTSLVCTLFLLIICVTGLPLLFSEQIWDTFVGDDDPPYEVLPPNTPNASLDVIVEKARALYPEQIITNVNPDDDEPAVIVSMAPSWQALEEDKNYPDRNSSHWIKFDARTAKVLKQSRPADAPQKPRTWTGIIMGICNQLHTSLFAGLTGRLFLGAMGGIFVASLVSGTVLYGRFMKRLPFGSVRKDRAARLTWLDLHNLLGVATLMWAMVVGFTGLVNELQTPLFGLWRVTDVRQTLKPYANLPVPSQDHLSSVQAAFNTAAKAAPGNEVTGLSYPGSSFGSPVHYVLWTRGSTPLRARLFTPVLVDARTGALTGAYPMPWYLRFLEISRPLHFGDYGGMPLRILWALLDVVVIGVLVSGLVLWANKRKIATDARLRKLGYELDETDGMPVLVGDV; from the coding sequence GTGGTTCATAAATGGACCAGTCTGGTTTGTACGCTGTTTCTACTCATTATCTGCGTAACGGGCCTGCCGCTGCTTTTTTCCGAACAAATCTGGGATACGTTCGTAGGGGACGATGATCCACCTTACGAGGTGCTGCCGCCGAATACGCCAAACGCCAGTCTGGATGTTATTGTAGAAAAGGCGAGGGCGCTTTACCCAGAACAAATCATTACGAATGTTAATCCAGATGATGATGAGCCAGCCGTAATCGTCTCCATGGCTCCAAGCTGGCAAGCGTTGGAAGAAGATAAAAACTACCCAGATCGGAATTCCAGCCACTGGATCAAGTTTGATGCGCGCACAGCAAAAGTGCTGAAGCAATCACGCCCTGCTGATGCGCCCCAAAAGCCACGCACCTGGACCGGCATTATTATGGGGATTTGCAACCAGCTCCATACCAGCCTGTTTGCCGGGTTGACTGGCCGCCTGTTTCTCGGGGCAATGGGGGGTATCTTTGTTGCCTCTTTAGTTTCCGGCACAGTGTTGTATGGGCGTTTTATGAAGCGCCTACCATTCGGTTCTGTGCGGAAGGATCGTGCCGCGCGCTTAACATGGCTAGACCTGCATAACCTATTGGGCGTGGCTACGCTGATGTGGGCAATGGTGGTTGGTTTTACAGGCTTGGTCAACGAGCTCCAAACCCCGCTATTTGGCCTGTGGCGCGTAACAGATGTAAGGCAGACTCTCAAACCCTATGCCAATCTACCGGTGCCCTCGCAGGATCATCTATCCTCTGTGCAAGCTGCGTTTAATACGGCAGCCAAAGCGGCACCCGGCAATGAGGTTACGGGCCTGTCCTATCCCGGATCTTCCTTTGGTAGCCCAGTGCATTACGTGCTGTGGACGCGTGGGAGCACACCACTACGTGCACGTTTGTTTACGCCAGTTTTGGTGGATGCGCGCACGGGTGCATTAACCGGGGCGTATCCAATGCCGTGGTATCTCCGCTTTCTGGAAATCTCTCGTCCTCTGCATTTTGGTGATTACGGTGGCATGCCGTTGCGTATCCTATGGGCGCTACTGGATGTGGTGGTGATTGGCGTGTTGGTCAGTGGTCTGGTGCTGTGGGCCAATAAGCGGAAGATAGCTACCGATGCCCGCCTGCGTAAGCTTGGTTACGAACTGGACGAAACCGACGGAATGCCTGTCCTTGTGGGAGATGTGTGA
- the tnpC gene encoding IS66 family transposase, whose amino-acid sequence MTHAPAVLPDDPDILREMIVSLQTEVARLSASARAYEALVQSLKIRIARLQKQKFGASSEKIDREIEQLELLLEDVKIAIAAADPSPDIREHDDSDGVVSSPRRRGKPKVSDTTPRERIVLDPGEACPTCGGRLRLVGEDVTEILDFIAAKLKVVETARLKKSCRHCETMVQPEAPSRPVPRGMAGPGLLAHILVSKFDDHIPLYRQNEIFSRQGVDIPRSTLIDWCGQAVAVLRPLTDLIRQDVVGADLLHADDTPIQVLDSRLRQAGKPRGVKEGRIWTYLRDPRPWGGSDPPAVAYWFSPDRKGINPQTHLAQFRGILQADAYAGFRDLYKPDATGTVHVREAACWAHLRRAFHDVWKGSDSTIAREALEQIGELYDIERQLTGSPAPYRLAVRQEKSRPRVTAFHAWCETQLARIPGKGELAKAIRYALNRWAAFTLFLEDGRVAIDNNPAERAIRPVCIGRKNYLFAGSDAGGDNIADAMTLIESAKLSGINPHDYLADVLARINEHKINRLHELLPWNWQPLNTPHRQAA is encoded by the coding sequence ATGACGCATGCGCCCGCGGTCCTGCCTGATGATCCAGATATCCTGAGGGAAATGATTGTTTCCCTTCAGACTGAAGTGGCTCGGCTTTCCGCTTCAGCCCGTGCGTATGAAGCTCTTGTCCAGTCTCTCAAAATCCGGATCGCGCGTCTTCAGAAACAGAAATTCGGGGCCAGTTCAGAAAAGATAGACCGTGAGATTGAACAGCTCGAACTGCTTCTTGAAGATGTGAAAATCGCCATCGCGGCAGCCGATCCTTCTCCTGACATCAGGGAGCACGATGACAGCGATGGTGTGGTCTCTTCCCCCAGACGGCGCGGCAAACCAAAGGTTTCCGACACGACACCACGGGAGCGTATTGTTCTCGACCCGGGCGAGGCCTGTCCCACCTGTGGCGGTCGCCTACGCCTCGTTGGCGAAGATGTCACCGAAATACTGGACTTTATTGCGGCAAAACTGAAAGTTGTCGAAACGGCACGGCTGAAGAAATCCTGCCGTCATTGCGAAACAATGGTACAGCCTGAAGCACCGTCGCGCCCTGTCCCACGGGGCATGGCTGGCCCCGGGCTGCTGGCCCATATCCTGGTCTCAAAATTCGATGATCACATTCCGCTTTATCGTCAGAATGAGATCTTTTCCCGTCAGGGTGTGGACATTCCCCGTTCAACCCTGATCGACTGGTGTGGTCAGGCCGTTGCCGTTCTGCGTCCTCTCACAGATCTGATCCGTCAGGATGTCGTTGGGGCAGACCTGCTGCATGCCGATGATACACCCATCCAGGTTCTTGATTCCCGTCTGCGCCAGGCTGGTAAACCACGTGGTGTGAAGGAAGGGCGGATCTGGACCTATCTGCGCGATCCCCGCCCCTGGGGCGGGAGTGATCCGCCCGCCGTGGCCTACTGGTTCTCTCCCGATCGCAAGGGGATCAATCCCCAGACCCATCTGGCACAGTTCCGGGGCATTCTGCAGGCTGACGCCTACGCGGGGTTCAGGGATCTGTATAAACCCGATGCAACGGGAACCGTGCATGTGCGCGAAGCGGCCTGCTGGGCTCATCTCCGCAGGGCCTTCCATGATGTCTGGAAGGGCAGTGATTCGACAATCGCAAGGGAAGCACTCGAGCAGATCGGGGAACTCTACGATATCGAGCGGCAGCTCACCGGGTCTCCTGCTCCGTATCGTCTGGCTGTCCGACAGGAAAAAAGCCGCCCTCGTGTCACAGCATTCCACGCATGGTGCGAAACACAGCTCGCCCGTATCCCAGGCAAGGGGGAACTGGCAAAAGCAATCCGTTATGCGCTCAACCGGTGGGCAGCCTTTACCCTCTTCCTCGAAGATGGTCGTGTTGCCATCGACAACAATCCTGCCGAACGGGCCATACGACCGGTATGCATCGGGCGGAAAAACTATCTGTTTGCCGGTTCAGACGCCGGGGGCGACAACATCGCTGATGCCATGACGCTTATCGAAAGCGCAAAACTCTCAGGCATCAACCCGCACGATTACCTCGCCGACGTCCTGGCCCGTATCAACGAGCACAAGATCAATCGGCTCCACGAACTATTGCCATGGAATTGGCAACCCCTGAATACACCGCACAGACAGGCCGCATAA
- the tnpB gene encoding IS66 family insertion sequence element accessory protein TnpB (TnpB, as the term is used for proteins encoded by IS66 family insertion elements, is considered an accessory protein, since TnpC, encoded by a neighboring gene, is a DDE family transposase.): MIGVGNGVRVYLACGVTDMRKGISGLAALAQDVLRQNPTSGALFAFRGRRGDRIKLLMWDGQGFCLYYKVLEKGRFPWPSPADGVARLTAAQMAMLWEGMEWRRPSWSAPPSRVA, encoded by the coding sequence ATGATTGGCGTGGGCAACGGTGTGCGCGTCTATCTGGCCTGCGGGGTTACGGATATGCGCAAGGGGATATCGGGTCTGGCTGCACTGGCACAGGACGTGCTGCGTCAGAACCCGACATCGGGAGCGCTCTTTGCCTTTCGTGGTCGCCGTGGGGACAGGATCAAGCTTCTGATGTGGGACGGTCAGGGGTTCTGCCTTTATTACAAGGTGCTTGAGAAAGGACGTTTTCCATGGCCCTCGCCGGCAGATGGCGTTGCACGCCTGACAGCCGCACAGATGGCCATGCTGTGGGAAGGCATGGAGTGGAGACGACCTTCCTGGTCTGCGCCACCGTCTCGCGTGGCCTGA
- the tnpA gene encoding IS66-like element accessory protein TnpA, with amino-acid sequence MAQEILIGVERRRRWSDERKLAILAEVGVDGASVSDVARRHDLTRQHLYQWRTSFRHRLSSPDQSVAFVPVAAVKTPALVSGDDNEGLAIMLRNGRSIRVSGHPAEEFLAKIIRIAETA; translated from the coding sequence ATGGCTCAAGAAATCCTGATTGGCGTTGAACGCCGTCGCCGCTGGTCGGATGAACGCAAGCTTGCGATACTGGCTGAAGTTGGTGTGGACGGGGCAAGTGTATCGGATGTGGCCCGTCGGCATGACCTGACCCGTCAACATCTTTACCAATGGCGGACGTCTTTCCGCCACAGACTGTCTTCCCCGGATCAGTCTGTGGCGTTTGTTCCTGTCGCTGCAGTGAAGACACCTGCTCTGGTCTCTGGCGATGATAATGAAGGGCTGGCCATTATGCTGCGTAATGGCCGCAGTATCAGGGTGAGTGGACATCCTGCAGAAGAGTTTCTGGCGAAGATCATCCGGATTGCCGAGACAGCATGA